One genomic region from Clostridium saccharobutylicum DSM 13864 encodes:
- a CDS encoding YhgE/Pip domain-containing protein yields the protein MNNAIRIFKKDLKNIFTNWIAIVVVLMLMIIPSLYSLINIKACWDPYSNTSGMKVAIINKDKGTNFKDKSINLGDELVDKLKDNDRLEWNFVDEETGKEGLLSEKYYATIEIPEDFSESVTTLFKKDIKQPKLIYTANEKINPIAPKITDAAVKTLKSQLDDNIKKTVSGIILRICDEVGIDIQNNRPELRKIIDDVYKLDENMPEIESILNGAINGTKSDSELLNKINEIIPTVSDTIDATDEFLKDNEDMMEETQGDLSDISPLIKDKLVESEKILDNSSVALGNLDEKILPETARKALLITSDSAKATKVTVEDIKSKLDSIQKFIDKIDKINIKKPTINKSLQSVEVIQKLQDEFNKQVKLLKDLQQNLKDASEKISDVQDKLDKIDDKLDSIITKSNEDIAKLDNGELLDTNNLKDLRKLIDDVHTLTSNIVDSYDSQFVPAVDKGFKSIKEATDNGLTLLGENKDTLPDVQNVLSTFTNISDLSNEQLNKLKDKFPGIKDRVHKLADKFRQIDNKKDIDELLELITNNWEDQSSFMASPVEIQDNRLYPWPNYGSTVTPFYTTLCLWIGAYMLSILLKVEETQLDEGIQVKPHEIYFGKMFLFLFIGIGQAVVASTGALYLLGSYCVHPIMFICYSIFASIVFMIIVYTSVSVFGYGGIIAGIVLLIIQVAGTSANFPIEVNPTIFQNIFPFLPFTYCIGAMRQIMAGIVYSILFKDTAILCVFMIGSIIIGICFKKRVNNKIDIFIKKLKESSIMNG from the coding sequence ATGAATAACGCAATAAGAATTTTTAAAAAAGATTTAAAAAATATATTTACAAATTGGATAGCTATAGTTGTAGTATTAATGTTGATGATTATTCCATCTCTATATTCATTAATAAATATAAAGGCATGTTGGGATCCATATTCGAATACCTCAGGAATGAAGGTTGCGATTATTAATAAAGATAAAGGAACAAATTTTAAAGATAAAAGCATAAACCTTGGGGATGAGTTGGTTGATAAGCTTAAGGATAATGATAGGTTAGAATGGAATTTTGTTGATGAGGAAACAGGAAAAGAAGGTTTACTTTCAGAAAAGTATTATGCAACAATTGAAATACCAGAGGATTTCTCAGAAAGTGTTACTACATTATTTAAAAAAGATATTAAACAACCTAAGTTAATCTATACAGCTAATGAAAAAATAAATCCTATAGCACCTAAAATTACAGATGCTGCTGTAAAAACACTAAAAAGTCAATTAGATGATAATATAAAAAAGACTGTATCAGGAATAATACTTAGAATATGTGATGAAGTAGGAATAGATATTCAAAACAATAGGCCAGAACTTAGAAAAATAATTGATGATGTTTATAAATTAGATGAAAATATGCCAGAGATTGAATCTATTTTGAACGGAGCTATTAATGGAACTAAAAGTGATTCTGAGTTATTAAATAAAATAAATGAAATTATACCAACAGTATCAGACACAATAGATGCTACAGATGAATTTTTAAAAGACAATGAAGATATGATGGAAGAAACTCAAGGTGATTTATCGGACATATCTCCTCTTATTAAAGACAAATTAGTTGAGTCTGAAAAAATATTAGATAATTCAAGTGTAGCATTAGGAAATCTTGATGAAAAAATATTGCCAGAGACAGCTAGAAAAGCATTACTCATAACTTCAGATTCAGCAAAGGCTACGAAGGTAACAGTTGAAGATATAAAGAGTAAACTTGATAGTATACAAAAATTTATAGATAAGATAGATAAAATAAATATAAAAAAACCTACAATTAATAAATCACTTCAAAGTGTGGAAGTAATACAAAAATTGCAAGATGAATTTAATAAACAAGTAAAATTGTTAAAGGATCTTCAGCAAAATTTAAAAGATGCAAGCGAAAAGATCTCTGATGTTCAGGACAAGCTAGATAAAATTGATGACAAGCTTGATTCAATCATTACTAAGAGCAATGAGGATATAGCAAAATTAGATAATGGTGAACTTTTAGATACTAACAATCTTAAGGATTTAAGAAAATTGATAGATGATGTTCATACTTTAACATCAAATATAGTTGATAGTTATGATTCACAATTTGTACCAGCAGTTGACAAAGGATTTAAATCAATTAAAGAGGCTACAGATAATGGATTAACTTTATTGGGAGAAAATAAGGATACTTTACCAGATGTACAAAATGTATTAAGCACCTTTACCAATATATCAGATTTATCTAATGAGCAATTAAATAAATTAAAAGATAAATTTCCAGGTATAAAAGATAGGGTTCATAAATTGGCTGATAAATTTAGACAAATAGACAACAAAAAAGATATTGATGAATTATTAGAACTTATAACTAATAATTGGGAAGATCAAAGTTCTTTTATGGCGAGTCCAGTTGAAATTCAAGATAATAGATTATATCCATGGCCGAATTATGGATCAACTGTTACACCGTTTTATACTACTTTATGTTTATGGATTGGAGCATATATGCTGTCTATATTACTTAAAGTAGAAGAAACCCAATTAGATGAAGGAATTCAAGTAAAGCCTCATGAAATCTATTTTGGAAAGATGTTTTTATTTTTGTTTATTGGAATAGGCCAAGCAGTAGTAGCTAGTACTGGAGCATTATATTTATTAGGAAGTTATTGTGTACATCCTATAATGTTTATATGTTATAGTATATTTGCAAGTATCGTTTTCATGATAATAGTTTATACATCTGTTAGCGTTTTTGGTTATGGAGGGATTATAGCGGGGATAGTTTTATTAATAATACAAGTAGCGGGTACTAGTGCTAATTTTCCAATAGAAGTTAACCCGACAATCTTTCAAAATATATTTCCTTTTCTTCCATTTACTTATTGCATAGGTGCAATGAGGCAGATAATGGCGGGGATAGTATATTCCATATTATTTAAGGATACTGCTATATTATGTGTATTTATGATTGGATCAATTATTATTGGAATCTGCTTTAAAAAGAGAGTAAATAATAAAATTGATATTTTTATAAAAAAATTAAAAGAAAGTTCAATAATGAATGGTTAA
- a CDS encoding CocE/NonD family hydrolase: MNDKNTNINQRTNHFYKLVWKEIKIPMRDGSFLAANLYQPDAEGQFPVLMTLGPYGKDIHYLNHTKFSHVFYSKVQDKSPLNTAGTPDPEFWVPQGYAVVRIDERGSNGSPGTLEVVAESLKDDYYDAIEWAGTQSWSNGKVGLLGFSYYAITQWSVAQEQPPHLACMVVWEGVPDLYADLIYAGGILNNGFLSVWWENNIMPRQYGKGIMPENELEKNRVDIMTCAKESPLRNEWWKKRSCDLDKVTVPFISAGNWFGSGLFSRGNIMGFKNASSKNKWLEMHIGSHFTEFYNEDSRAMQKQFLDYWLKGIETGLMNQPKVKIAMPRGGREFSWIYCDEYPLKNTNWTRYYLNASSLKLNKSIQTMESKVSYEGDRNKESAKWEIPMRKPFVIDEENCHRVIFKTSPLKHEMKLVGPMKLRVYVSSSTDDMDIFVTLRDISPDGKEVVNSGCYTADYPISQGWLRASLRRIDESRSTEYKPYYTFDKIEKLIPGEVYPLDIEIWDSAMVIEEGHTIVLEIGSQDQSGCSLMMHTSEERNWNSDVTIYTGSKYQSYLLLPEICN, translated from the coding sequence ATGAATGATAAAAATACGAATATAAATCAAAGAACAAATCACTTTTACAAATTGGTATGGAAAGAAATCAAGATTCCTATGCGTGATGGTAGTTTTTTAGCTGCTAATTTGTATCAGCCAGATGCGGAAGGACAATTTCCAGTGTTAATGACACTAGGACCATATGGAAAAGATATTCATTATCTAAATCATACTAAATTTTCACATGTTTTTTATTCTAAGGTGCAAGATAAAAGTCCTTTAAATACTGCTGGGACACCTGATCCGGAATTTTGGGTTCCACAAGGATATGCTGTTGTGCGTATTGATGAAAGAGGTTCTAATGGGTCACCAGGAACTCTGGAAGTAGTTGCGGAATCTCTAAAAGATGACTATTATGATGCAATCGAGTGGGCAGGAACACAATCTTGGAGTAATGGTAAAGTGGGACTGTTGGGTTTTTCATATTATGCTATAACACAGTGGAGTGTTGCACAAGAGCAGCCACCACATCTTGCTTGTATGGTAGTATGGGAAGGAGTACCTGACTTATATGCAGATTTAATATATGCAGGAGGAATATTAAATAATGGATTCCTTTCAGTTTGGTGGGAAAATAATATTATGCCAAGACAATATGGAAAAGGAATAATGCCTGAAAATGAACTTGAAAAGAATAGAGTTGACATTATGACATGTGCTAAAGAATCTCCATTGCGAAATGAGTGGTGGAAAAAGCGATCTTGTGACCTTGATAAAGTTACTGTGCCTTTTATATCTGCAGGGAACTGGTTTGGTTCAGGACTATTTTCAAGGGGAAATATAATGGGATTTAAAAATGCTTCTTCTAAAAATAAATGGCTGGAAATGCATATTGGAAGTCACTTTACAGAATTTTATAATGAAGATAGCCGAGCTATGCAAAAGCAATTCCTTGATTATTGGTTGAAAGGAATAGAAACTGGGTTAATGAATCAGCCTAAAGTTAAAATTGCAATGCCAAGGGGTGGTAGAGAGTTCTCTTGGATTTACTGCGATGAATATCCTCTCAAAAATACTAATTGGACACGCTATTATTTAAATGCATCTTCTCTTAAACTTAATAAAAGTATTCAAACTATGGAAAGTAAAGTATCTTACGAAGGAGATAGAAATAAAGAATCTGCAAAATGGGAAATACCTATGAGAAAGCCTTTTGTAATCGATGAAGAAAATTGTCATCGTGTCATATTTAAAACATCTCCATTAAAACATGAAATGAAACTTGTAGGTCCAATGAAATTAAGAGTGTATGTATCATCGTCTACTGATGATATGGACATTTTTGTAACATTACGTGATATATCACCAGATGGTAAAGAAGTAGTTAATTCAGGATGCTATACTGCTGATTATCCTATAAGTCAAGGATGGCTTCGTGCATCTTTAAGAAGAATAGATGAATCACGTTCTACAGAATATAAGCCTTATTATACCTTTGACAAAATAGAAAAGTTAATACCAGGTGAAGTATATCCTTTAGATATAGAAATATGGGATAGTGCGATGGTTATTGAAGAGGGCCATACAATAGTATTAGAAATAGGAAGTCAAGATCAGAGTGGATGTTCATTAATGATGCATACAAGTGAAGAAAGGAATTGGAATTCGGATGTTACTATATATACTGGGTCTAAATATCAATCATATTTATTACTTCCTGAAATTTGTAATTAG